Proteins found in one Vagococcus carniphilus genomic segment:
- a CDS encoding DUF5105 domain-containing protein → MKKNKIVLLCFFIGIFIFSGCSNKGLDEKEVSKVFIEDFIYHKETEKFKENFVEGDILSKQLTIMTTGVEDTFSGVFDPITGPLSEKEKKQISDGLMKKVRETSSYKYKVKEGKKNQIEVTYQIKGFDYPHLVEQTLDGVLGELMKETDMKASTSKQMILHSFSDALSKGKESKKSTEVTIKFEKVKKQWQIVEGQDDKLELILLAFISGYNNKSNYEKEMNTMLESSINNAKSKL, encoded by the coding sequence ATGAAGAAAAATAAAATAGTGTTGCTTTGTTTTTTTATTGGAATATTTATTTTTAGTGGATGTTCTAATAAAGGGTTGGACGAAAAAGAAGTTTCTAAAGTTTTTATAGAAGATTTCATTTATCATAAGGAAACTGAAAAATTTAAAGAAAACTTCGTAGAAGGTGATATTTTAAGTAAACAACTAACAATAATGACAACTGGTGTAGAAGATACTTTTTCAGGTGTATTTGATCCAATCACGGGGCCCTTATCTGAAAAAGAAAAGAAACAAATTTCAGATGGGTTAATGAAAAAAGTAAGAGAAACGAGTAGCTATAAGTATAAAGTTAAAGAAGGAAAGAAAAATCAAATTGAGGTAACTTATCAAATAAAAGGGTTTGACTACCCTCATTTGGTTGAACAAACATTAGATGGTGTCTTAGGAGAATTGATGAAAGAAACAGATATGAAAGCTTCGACATCTAAGCAAATGATTTTACATTCTTTTTCAGATGCATTGAGTAAGGGAAAAGAGAGTAAAAAATCAACAGAAGTAACGATTAAATTTGAAAAGGTAAAGAAACAGTGGCAAATTGTAGAAGGCCAAGATGATAAGTTAGAGTTGATCCTTTTAGCCTTTATTTCTGGTTATAATAACAAAAGTAATTATGAAAAAGAGATGAATACAATGCTTGAGAGCTCAATAAATAATGCTAAATCAAAATTGTGA
- a CDS encoding prepilin peptidase, giving the protein MYLIFIIGVLTGSFLAVIAKRVPLNNYHITSRSQCETCHTTLKTIDLIPFYNLLFHQNKCRYCQKRIPIYHSLFELITAFLFLLFYEHFSFTIDTIYLLILWLMALTLSLTDLFYYLVEPKILYPFSLLAGSFYFFTHNLQLNLLIAPIFLSLIFLLLTTIVPNSIGGGDIKLLIIWSFFLSSHQVLWLIFIASLLGILFIILMNVIARKQINKLPFVPFLSIGLVVVTLFIK; this is encoded by the coding sequence ATGTACCTTATTTTTATCATAGGAGTTTTAACAGGATCTTTTTTAGCTGTTATAGCTAAGCGCGTTCCCTTAAATAATTATCATATAACTAGTCGCTCCCAATGTGAAACCTGTCATACCACGCTGAAAACAATTGATTTAATTCCTTTTTATAATTTATTATTCCATCAAAATAAATGTCGTTACTGCCAAAAAAGAATTCCAATTTATCATAGTCTTTTTGAACTAATAACTGCATTTCTTTTTTTATTATTTTACGAACACTTTTCATTTACAATTGATACTATTTATTTACTTATCTTATGGCTCATGGCTCTAACTCTAAGCTTAACTGATTTATTTTATTACTTAGTTGAACCCAAAATACTTTACCCTTTCAGTCTGCTAGCTGGAAGTTTCTACTTTTTTACTCATAATCTGCAACTTAATTTGCTCATTGCTCCTATTTTTTTATCATTAATTTTTTTATTACTCACAACCATTGTTCCAAACAGTATCGGCGGCGGAGACATTAAATTACTAATTATCTGGTCATTCTTTTTAAGTAGCCATCAAGTACTATGGCTCATATTCATCGCTTCCTTACTGGGGATTCTTTTTATCATTCTTATGAATGTTATAGCAAGAAAACAAATAAACAAATTACCATTTGTCCCATTCTTAAGCATTGGATTAGTTGTTGTTACTCTTTTTATCAAATAA
- the rpoC gene encoding DNA-directed RNA polymerase subunit beta': protein MIDVNKFESMQIGLASSEKIRSWSYGEVKKPETINYRTLKPERDGLFCERIFGPTKDWECACGKYKRIRYKGIVCDRCGVEVTRSKVRRERMAHIELAAPVTHIWYFKGIPSRMGLVLDMSPRALEEVIYFASYVVTDAGDTSLETKQLLTEREYREKRQQYGQGFQAGMGAEAIKRLLEDVNLEKEVVELKEELKTAQGQKRTRAIRRLDILEAFRTSGNEPSWMVMDVVPIIPPDLRPMVQLEGGRFATSDLNDLYRRVINRNNRLKRLLDLNAPGIIVQNEKRMLQEAVDALIDNGRRGRPVTGPGNRPLKSLSHMLKGKQGRFRQNLLGKRVDYSGRSVIVVGPFLKMYQCGLPKEMAIELFKPFVMHELVKREIASNIKNAKRQIERQEDAVWDVLEDVIKEHPVLLNRAPTLHRLGIQAFEPVLVEGRAIRLHPLVCEAYNADFDGDQMAVHVPLSEEAQAEARLLMLAAQNILNPKDGKPVVTPSQDMVLGNYYLTMEEPGQIGEGMIFRNLDEVVLAWRNGYVHLHSRIGLQTSSMPEKPFTEWQQDRILITTAGKVIFNEIMPPEFPYLNEPTDYNLTVQTPDKYFVEAGTDIPAFIKEQPQIGPFKKKNLGNIIAEVFKRFKITETSKMLDRMKDLGYKHSTYAGMTVGIADIVVLHEKQGMIEEAHKQVDAVTKQFRRGLITDDERYERVIGIWNATKDAIQVKLMESLDDRNPIFMMSDSGARGNISNFTQLAGMRGLMAAPNGRIMELPIVSNFREGLTVLEMFISTHGARKGMTDTALKTADSGYLTRRLVDVAQDVIIRETDCGTDRGLDIRAIKEGNEIIETLEERMLGRYTRKAVKHPETGAVIIEAGDIITEDICKEIIDAGIEEISIRSVFTCNTKHGVCKHCYGRNLATGSEVEVGEAVGTIAAQSIGEPGTQLTMRTFHTGGVAGDDITQGLPRIQEIFEARNPKGVAVISEVSGEVIEITEDPADRTKEVIVKGKTDTRTYSVPYTARMKVAEGDTIKRGFALTEGSIEPKQLLTVTDVLTVENYLLKEVQKVYRMQGVEIGDKHVEVMVRQMLRKVRVMDPGDSDILPGTLLDISEFKERNYNTLVAGGTPATGRPVLLGITKASLETNSFLSAASFQETTRVLTDAAIRGKKDHLLGLKENVIIGKIIPAGTGMAKYRNMEPKEVGVASENVYSISDIEAQMAAADALKSND from the coding sequence TTGATCGATGTAAATAAATTCGAAAGTATGCAAATCGGCTTAGCTTCTTCTGAAAAAATAAGAAGCTGGTCATACGGTGAGGTAAAAAAACCTGAGACAATTAACTACCGTACTTTAAAACCAGAACGCGATGGTCTTTTCTGTGAACGCATTTTCGGTCCTACTAAGGACTGGGAATGTGCTTGTGGAAAATATAAACGTATTCGTTATAAGGGAATCGTTTGTGACCGATGTGGCGTTGAGGTAACTCGCTCGAAAGTTCGTCGTGAGCGTATGGCTCATATTGAACTTGCAGCACCAGTTACTCATATCTGGTACTTTAAAGGGATTCCAAGTCGTATGGGTCTTGTATTAGACATGAGCCCACGTGCTTTAGAAGAAGTTATTTATTTTGCATCATACGTAGTAACAGATGCAGGGGATACTTCTTTAGAAACAAAACAATTATTAACAGAACGTGAATACCGTGAAAAACGTCAACAATATGGACAAGGTTTCCAAGCAGGTATGGGGGCAGAAGCCATCAAACGCCTTCTTGAAGATGTTAACTTGGAAAAAGAAGTTGTTGAATTAAAAGAAGAGTTGAAAACAGCTCAAGGACAAAAAAGAACACGTGCGATTCGTCGTTTAGATATTTTAGAAGCTTTCAGAACTTCTGGAAATGAACCAAGCTGGATGGTAATGGATGTTGTTCCTATCATTCCTCCTGATTTACGTCCAATGGTTCAATTAGAAGGTGGACGTTTTGCAACAAGTGATTTGAACGATTTATATCGTCGTGTGATTAACCGTAATAACCGTTTGAAACGATTATTAGACTTAAATGCACCGGGAATCATTGTTCAAAATGAGAAACGTATGTTACAAGAAGCTGTAGATGCTTTGATTGATAATGGTCGTCGTGGCCGTCCAGTAACTGGACCAGGTAACCGTCCACTTAAATCTTTATCTCACATGCTTAAAGGTAAACAAGGTCGTTTCCGTCAAAACTTACTTGGTAAACGTGTTGACTATTCAGGTCGTTCGGTTATCGTTGTTGGTCCATTCCTAAAAATGTACCAATGTGGTTTACCAAAAGAAATGGCAATTGAATTATTCAAACCATTCGTTATGCATGAATTAGTTAAACGTGAAATTGCAAGTAACATTAAAAATGCTAAACGCCAAATTGAACGTCAAGAAGACGCAGTTTGGGATGTATTAGAAGATGTTATTAAAGAACATCCTGTATTACTTAATAGAGCACCGACGCTACATAGACTTGGTATCCAAGCATTTGAGCCAGTTTTAGTTGAAGGTCGCGCGATTCGTCTTCACCCATTAGTTTGTGAGGCTTACAATGCCGATTTTGATGGGGATCAAATGGCGGTTCACGTTCCTTTAAGTGAAGAAGCACAAGCAGAAGCTCGTCTATTGATGTTAGCTGCTCAAAATATCTTGAACCCTAAAGATGGTAAACCAGTTGTTACTCCTTCTCAAGATATGGTTCTTGGTAACTACTATTTAACAATGGAAGAACCAGGACAAATCGGTGAAGGTATGATCTTTAGAAACTTAGATGAAGTTGTTTTAGCGTGGAGAAATGGCTACGTTCATTTACATTCTCGTATTGGTTTACAAACAAGCTCAATGCCTGAAAAACCATTTACTGAATGGCAACAAGATCGTATTTTAATTACAACTGCTGGTAAGGTTATTTTCAATGAAATTATGCCTCCAGAGTTCCCTTATTTAAATGAACCAACTGATTATAACTTAACAGTTCAAACACCAGATAAATACTTCGTAGAAGCAGGAACTGATATTCCAGCATTCATTAAAGAACAACCACAAATTGGACCGTTCAAGAAGAAAAATCTAGGTAATATCATTGCGGAAGTCTTCAAACGCTTCAAGATTACTGAAACTTCTAAAATGTTAGATAGAATGAAAGACTTAGGTTACAAACATTCTACTTATGCTGGTATGACAGTAGGGATTGCTGATATCGTTGTTTTACATGAAAAACAAGGTATGATTGAAGAAGCCCATAAACAAGTAGATGCTGTTACAAAACAATTCCGTCGTGGTTTAATTACTGATGATGAGCGTTATGAGCGAGTTATTGGTATTTGGAATGCAACAAAAGATGCTATCCAAGTTAAACTGATGGAAAGTTTAGATGATCGTAACCCAATCTTCATGATGTCAGACTCTGGTGCCCGTGGTAATATCTCCAACTTTACTCAGCTTGCTGGTATGCGTGGACTTATGGCCGCACCGAACGGACGAATCATGGAATTACCGATCGTATCTAACTTCCGTGAAGGATTAACAGTCTTAGAAATGTTTATCTCTACTCACGGTGCCCGTAAAGGTATGACGGATACGGCCCTTAAGACTGCCGATTCAGGTTACTTAACTCGTCGTTTAGTAGACGTTGCTCAAGATGTTATCATTCGTGAAACTGATTGTGGAACTGACCGTGGTTTAGATATTAGAGCTATTAAAGAAGGTAACGAAATTATTGAAACCCTTGAAGAACGTATGTTAGGACGTTATACTCGTAAAGCAGTGAAACATCCTGAAACAGGGGCAGTAATTATTGAAGCCGGAGATATTATAACTGAAGATATTTGTAAAGAAATTATTGATGCAGGTATTGAAGAAATTTCAATTCGTTCAGTCTTTACATGTAACACGAAACATGGTGTGTGTAAACACTGTTACGGACGTAACTTAGCAACAGGATCTGAGGTTGAAGTAGGAGAAGCAGTTGGTACAATTGCCGCTCAATCAATCGGAGAGCCTGGTACTCAGTTAACAATGCGTACTTTCCATACGGGTGGGGTTGCCGGAGATGATATCACTCAAGGTCTTCCTCGTATCCAAGAAATCTTTGAAGCTCGTAATCCTAAAGGGGTTGCGGTTATCTCAGAAGTGTCTGGTGAAGTTATTGAAATTACAGAAGATCCAGCTGATCGTACGAAAGAAGTTATTGTTAAAGGTAAAACTGATACAAGAACTTACAGTGTTCCTTACACAGCTCGTATGAAAGTAGCTGAAGGTGATACAATCAAACGTGGATTTGCGTTGACAGAAGGTTCTATTGAACCAAAACAATTATTAACTGTTACAGATGTGTTGACTGTTGAAAACTACTTACTTAAAGAGGTACAAAAAGTTTACCGTATGCAAGGGGTAGAAATTGGCGATAAACACGTTGAGGTTATGGTTCGTCAAATGTTACGTAAAGTTCGTGTTATGGATCCAGGTGATTCTGACATCTTACCAGGTACATTACTTGATATTAGTGAGTTTAAAGAACGTAACTACAATACTTTAGTAGCTGGTGGTACACCTGCAACAGGTCGTCCAGTGTTACTAGGTATTACAAAAGCGTCTCTTGAAACAAACAGTTTCTTATCTGCAGCTTCATTCCAGGAAACAACTCGTGTGTTAACTGATGCAGCAATCCGCGGTAAGAAAGACCACTTACTTGGACTTAAAGAAAATGTTATTATTGGTAAAATCATTCCAGCTGGTACTGGTATGGCTAAATACCGTAACATGGAACCAAAAGAAGTGGGCGTTGCTAGCGAAAATGTTTATAGTATTAGTGACATTGAAGCCCAAATGGCAGCAGCTGATGCATTAAAATCAAATGACTAA